Proteins from a single region of Pseudomonas sp. 10S4:
- a CDS encoding DUF2986 domain-containing protein has translation MNRQKKLQQLFKAKAKKASAKLAPQSKTKYVSKADRLKLAAESSDDSVVSAES, from the coding sequence ATGAATCGTCAAAAAAAACTACAGCAGTTATTTAAGGCTAAAGCCAAAAAGGCGAGTGCCAAATTGGCACCGCAAAGCAAGACTAAATACGTTAGTAAAGCTGACCGATTGAAACTGGCGGCTGAATCCAGTGATGACTCAGTCGTTTCCGCTGAGAGCTGA
- a CDS encoding SDR family NAD(P)-dependent oxidoreductase, with protein sequence MSFSFENQVALVTGAASGIGLATAKAFAQAGASVALADVNGEAARAAAEELVRAGFKAIGIRCDVADVDQVEAMVKETVATFGRLDAAFNNAGIQNILAEMADATVDDYDKVMSVNLRGVWSCMKFELLHMRRQGSGTIVNCSSLGGLVGGAERANYHAAKHGVIGLTKSAALEYAARNIRVNAVCPGLIWTPMADQMVAAGQGEALEAMVKSVPMGRHGRPEEIADAVLWLSSNTSSFVTGQSISVDGGFVMR encoded by the coding sequence ATGAGTTTTTCATTTGAAAATCAGGTCGCACTCGTCACTGGCGCCGCCTCCGGTATCGGATTGGCGACAGCCAAGGCCTTTGCCCAGGCCGGTGCGTCGGTCGCTTTGGCGGACGTGAACGGGGAGGCGGCGCGGGCTGCTGCGGAGGAATTGGTTCGCGCAGGTTTTAAGGCCATTGGCATTCGTTGTGATGTCGCCGACGTCGATCAGGTCGAGGCCATGGTCAAGGAGACCGTCGCCACCTTCGGGCGTCTGGACGCAGCGTTCAACAATGCCGGCATTCAAAACATCCTGGCGGAAATGGCTGACGCTACCGTCGACGATTACGACAAAGTCATGTCGGTCAATCTTCGTGGCGTGTGGAGCTGCATGAAGTTCGAGTTACTGCACATGCGCCGGCAGGGCAGCGGAACCATCGTCAACTGCTCGTCTCTCGGTGGGTTGGTGGGCGGCGCCGAGCGGGCCAACTATCACGCCGCCAAGCACGGCGTCATTGGCCTGACCAAAAGCGCAGCGCTTGAATATGCGGCGCGCAACATTCGGGTCAATGCCGTGTGCCCAGGGCTGATCTGGACGCCGATGGCCGATCAGATGGTCGCCGCAGGTCAGGGCGAAGCGCTTGAGGCGATGGTCAAGAGTGTGCCGATGGGCCGCCATGGCCGACCTGAAGAAATTGCCGATGCCGTCCTGTGGCTGAGCAGCAACACCTCAAGCTTTGTCACCGGCCAGTCGATTTCCGTCGATGGCGGATTCGTCATGCGTTAA
- a CDS encoding LysR family transcriptional regulator, with amino-acid sequence MQLSRANLADFIYFLAIARHQSFNRAGLEMGISASALSHAIKGLESRLGVRLLNRTTRSVTLTAAGEELHALISKPIDDIGQAMEVLNRFRDAPAGRIRLNILSDAADLLLGPVLPIFNERYPEIEIDLTVTNRMIDVIGGGHDAGIRYGGTVPEDMIAQRLSPDIRWVVAGSPAYLGRFGVPLHPQDLIRHRCLRIRLGNDRMYDWEFDKGTEHLAIAVPGAITIDETRVGLSLLRHGAGMMYAPEPVITPLVERGEVQRVLDDWSSLAPGFHMYYSSHRQLPMGLRLLIDLIREMKPLGE; translated from the coding sequence ATGCAACTCAGCCGCGCCAATCTGGCGGACTTCATCTACTTCCTGGCCATCGCCCGTCATCAGAGTTTCAATCGTGCTGGCCTGGAGATGGGCATCAGTGCTTCTGCGTTGAGCCATGCGATCAAAGGCCTGGAAAGTCGGCTTGGGGTCCGCCTGTTGAATCGCACCACACGCAGCGTAACGCTGACCGCCGCAGGCGAGGAGTTGCATGCGCTGATCAGCAAACCCATCGATGACATCGGCCAGGCGATGGAAGTGCTCAATCGGTTTCGCGACGCGCCGGCGGGGCGCATTCGCCTGAACATTCTGAGTGATGCGGCGGATCTGCTGCTGGGCCCGGTGCTGCCGATTTTCAACGAGCGCTATCCGGAGATTGAGATCGACCTGACGGTTACCAACCGCATGATCGATGTCATTGGCGGCGGTCATGATGCGGGTATCCGCTACGGTGGCACGGTACCGGAAGACATGATCGCCCAGCGTCTGTCGCCGGACATTCGTTGGGTCGTCGCGGGCTCGCCGGCTTACCTGGGTCGCTTTGGTGTGCCGCTGCACCCTCAGGACTTGATCCGGCATCGGTGCTTGCGCATACGGTTGGGCAATGATCGCATGTACGACTGGGAGTTCGACAAAGGCACCGAGCACCTGGCAATCGCTGTGCCCGGCGCAATCACTATCGACGAAACCCGTGTCGGCCTGTCGCTGCTGCGCCACGGCGCGGGGATGATGTATGCGCCCGAGCCGGTCATCACGCCACTGGTCGAGCGCGGCGAGGTCCAGCGTGTACTGGATGACTGGTCCAGTCTCGCACCGGGTTTTCATATGTACTATTCAAGCCATCGGCAACTGCCGATGGGGCTGCGCTTGCTGATTGATCTGATCCGCGAAATGAAGCCGCTGGGGGAGTAG
- a CDS encoding nuclease-related domain-containing protein: MKWLLPPVLLIWVLIKLLKTPWFKGWFGEQLVGFFAHYCLDRQIYRRLHNVTLDTPDGTTQIDHVFLSPFGVFVLETKNMRGWIFGSENQAQWTQQIFKQRFKFQNPTRQNYKHLKALEVALGIGPEHLHSVIAFVGASTFKTEMPANVTQGMRFIRYIKSFQQPVFSEEEVRAMLLALQTGRRAPTLATGREHVQRLKQRSDPMALRQCPRCGSALVVRAFKSGPKIGQQYWGCSAFPKCRTMQPIV, translated from the coding sequence CTGAAGTGGCTGCTACCGCCGGTGCTGCTGATCTGGGTTCTGATAAAACTGCTGAAAACGCCCTGGTTTAAAGGCTGGTTCGGTGAGCAATTGGTCGGTTTTTTTGCGCACTATTGCCTGGATCGCCAGATCTACCGCCGCTTGCATAACGTGACACTCGACACTCCGGATGGCACCACGCAGATCGACCATGTGTTCCTTTCACCTTTCGGCGTCTTCGTGCTGGAGACCAAGAACATGCGCGGCTGGATCTTTGGCAGCGAAAACCAGGCGCAGTGGACGCAACAAATCTTCAAGCAGCGTTTCAAATTCCAGAACCCGACGCGGCAGAACTACAAGCACTTGAAGGCATTGGAGGTAGCACTGGGTATCGGGCCAGAACATCTGCATTCGGTCATTGCCTTTGTCGGCGCGAGCACCTTCAAGACCGAGATGCCCGCCAACGTCACCCAAGGCATGCGCTTCATCCGCTACATCAAATCCTTCCAGCAACCGGTGTTCAGCGAGGAGGAGGTGAGGGCGATGCTGCTAGCCTTGCAAACCGGGCGTCGAGCGCCAACGCTGGCGACCGGGCGGGAACATGTGCAACGACTTAAGCAGCGCAGTGATCCGATGGCGTTGCGCCAATGTCCACGTTGTGGGAGTGCGTTGGTGGTTCGTGCATTCAAGAGTGGCCCGAAAATCGGTCAACAGTATTGGGGGTGTAGTGCATTTCCCAAGTGTCGGACCATGCAGCCGATTGTCTAG
- the msrA gene encoding peptide-methionine (S)-S-oxide reductase MsrA — MTTQTETAILAGGCFWGMQDLLRRFPGVLSTRVGYSGGDVPNATYRHHGDHAESVEIVFDPAVISYRELLEFFFQIHDPTTKNRQGNDMGASYRSALFYLSEAQKQIAEDTVADVDASGLWPGEVVTEITPAGPFWEAEPEHQDYLERLPNGYTCHFIRPGWKLPRRG, encoded by the coding sequence ATGACGACGCAAACCGAAACCGCCATTTTGGCCGGTGGCTGCTTCTGGGGCATGCAGGATCTGCTGCGACGTTTCCCCGGCGTGCTCTCCACGCGGGTGGGTTATTCAGGCGGCGATGTGCCGAACGCGACCTATCGTCATCACGGTGACCACGCCGAATCCGTCGAGATCGTCTTCGATCCCGCGGTGATCAGCTACCGCGAGCTGCTGGAGTTCTTCTTCCAGATCCACGACCCAACGACCAAGAATCGCCAGGGCAACGATATGGGCGCCAGCTACCGCTCTGCCCTCTTCTACCTCAGCGAGGCGCAGAAACAGATCGCCGAAGACACCGTGGCCGATGTCGACGCTTCTGGACTTTGGCCCGGCGAGGTGGTCACCGAAATCACCCCGGCCGGCCCGTTCTGGGAAGCCGAACCGGAACACCAGGACTACCTCGAACGCTTGCCCAACGGCTACACCTGTCACTTCATCCGGCCAGGCTGGAAACTGCCCAGGCGCGGGTAA
- a CDS encoding RidA family protein: MANHDITFTPDPDADSISSDVAGFGGLLVSTQIPTRADGSLELGGIIEQSECTLQALKVALERAGSSMDRVMHLTIYLTDMADRAAFNEVYKRFFAKPWPVRAAVGVASLAVEGMRVEVTAMAAKG; this comes from the coding sequence ATGGCAAACCACGACATCACCTTCACCCCCGACCCTGACGCGGATTCCATTTCCTCGGACGTCGCCGGTTTCGGCGGCCTGTTGGTCTCCACCCAGATCCCGACCCGCGCCGACGGCAGTCTGGAGCTGGGCGGCATCATCGAGCAGAGCGAATGCACCTTGCAGGCGCTGAAGGTCGCGTTGGAACGTGCCGGCAGTTCCATGGACCGCGTCATGCACCTGACGATCTACCTCACCGACATGGCTGACCGCGCGGCGTTCAACGAGGTTTACAAACGCTTCTTCGCCAAGCCTTGGCCGGTTCGCGCCGCTGTTGGCGTGGCATCACTGGCCGTTGAAGGTATGCGTGTTGAAGTCACCGCGATGGCGGCCAAGGGCTGA
- a CDS encoding LysR substrate-binding domain-containing protein, protein MSFPPLHAFRVFECVARLGHVGAAAAELHVTPGAVSQQLRTLQSSLGIDLFYKQGRHLVLTQSGLALQRSVARGIHEITEGVRQIAQEHFKEPQAKVLTISTEPIFGATWLMPRLFAFRAEHPHIQLRVISADELGEVDWRRADIAVLYDAPIWDGFWWRPLQPLHMFPVCCPQLLRGPHALRQPSDLIHHRLLHEDDGTQWRRWLLEARLPYPGDADVHFEDFGIALQAARDGYGVALSDEINSSRDLMEGRLVQPFSMKVPAAMDYYCICNEESRGVPEIVLLIDWLIEQAKATPSN, encoded by the coding sequence ATGTCCTTTCCACCCTTGCATGCTTTCCGAGTGTTTGAATGCGTCGCACGATTGGGCCATGTCGGTGCGGCGGCCGCCGAACTGCATGTGACCCCCGGTGCTGTCAGCCAACAACTCAGGACCTTGCAAAGTTCGTTAGGCATCGACCTGTTCTACAAACAGGGTCGCCATTTGGTGCTGACGCAAAGCGGGTTGGCGTTGCAACGTTCGGTGGCCCGTGGCATCCACGAAATAACCGAAGGCGTGCGCCAGATAGCGCAGGAGCACTTCAAAGAGCCACAGGCCAAGGTGCTGACGATTTCTACCGAACCGATATTTGGCGCGACTTGGCTGATGCCTAGGCTTTTCGCATTTCGAGCCGAGCATCCTCATATTCAGCTTCGGGTGATCAGCGCCGATGAGCTGGGCGAGGTGGACTGGCGCAGAGCGGATATCGCCGTGCTCTATGACGCGCCGATCTGGGACGGTTTCTGGTGGCGCCCACTGCAACCTTTGCATATGTTTCCAGTCTGTTGTCCGCAATTGTTGCGTGGCCCGCATGCCTTACGGCAACCATCGGATCTGATTCATCACCGGCTCTTGCATGAAGACGACGGGACGCAATGGCGACGCTGGCTGCTTGAAGCCCGGTTGCCGTATCCAGGGGACGCGGACGTCCATTTTGAAGATTTTGGTATCGCGCTACAGGCTGCGCGGGATGGGTACGGGGTAGCGTTGAGTGATGAAATCAACTCATCGAGGGACTTAATGGAAGGGCGGCTGGTGCAGCCGTTCTCAATGAAAGTCCCTGCCGCAATGGATTACTACTGTATTTGCAACGAAGAAAGTCGAGGTGTTCCCGAGATCGTGTTGCTGATCGACTGGCTTATTGAGCAAGCGAAGGCCACTCCATCAAACTGA
- a CDS encoding extracellular solute-binding protein, whose amino-acid sequence MRVTLALILVALALPASAAERVVQFYGWAEYVGVKTLMAFEAETGIKVQYDTFDSADVLETKLLTEHSGYDVVVPSIAMLDRLLQAKALQPSGIQQTQRLGELDPVLLSQLTTVDQGNLYAVPYTWGTTGLAINRKEIEKRIPDAPLNSFDLLFKPEYASKLKECGVSIVDAPQEVISMALHYLGKSPYSKDRGDLKAVQALLTQLHPSVRYIGTGTQSSDLANGDICLALTYSGDAVLARIMAENAKKPFDIDYVIPREGTLNWIDTLAIPADAPHPEEARAFIEFLTRPESLADLTNSLYYANANTAATRLIDQSIAENSGIYPSAAVRNTLFGEEPMALQLMRERTRVWSTFRSQR is encoded by the coding sequence ATGAGGGTCACGCTTGCACTGATACTGGTCGCTTTGGCATTACCTGCGTCAGCCGCTGAACGGGTCGTCCAGTTCTATGGATGGGCGGAATACGTCGGGGTCAAAACCCTTATGGCCTTCGAGGCGGAAACGGGAATAAAGGTCCAGTACGACACCTTTGATAGCGCCGACGTGCTGGAGACCAAGTTACTCACCGAGCACAGCGGCTATGACGTCGTCGTTCCGAGCATCGCCATGCTGGATCGGTTGCTCCAAGCCAAAGCCCTGCAACCGAGCGGCATTCAGCAGACCCAGCGACTCGGCGAACTGGACCCTGTGCTCTTGTCGCAGTTGACTACTGTCGATCAAGGCAATCTTTACGCGGTGCCCTACACCTGGGGCACCACAGGACTGGCAATCAACCGCAAGGAGATCGAGAAGCGGATCCCCGATGCTCCCTTGAACAGCTTTGACTTGCTATTCAAACCCGAATACGCAAGCAAGCTCAAAGAGTGTGGCGTTTCGATCGTCGATGCGCCGCAAGAAGTGATCAGTATGGCGCTGCACTACTTGGGTAAATCGCCGTATAGCAAGGATCGGGGAGACCTGAAAGCGGTGCAGGCGCTACTCACGCAACTGCATCCATCGGTGCGTTACATCGGCACGGGCACGCAAAGCAGTGACTTGGCCAACGGGGATATATGCCTCGCGCTGACTTACAGCGGCGATGCAGTCCTGGCTAGGATTATGGCTGAGAACGCAAAAAAACCGTTCGACATCGATTACGTCATTCCCCGCGAGGGCACCCTCAACTGGATCGATACGCTGGCCATCCCGGCCGATGCACCTCACCCGGAAGAGGCCCGGGCCTTCATCGAGTTCCTCACTCGACCGGAGTCTCTCGCCGACCTCACCAACAGCTTGTATTACGCCAACGCCAACACGGCGGCCACCCGGCTGATAGATCAAAGCATTGCCGAAAATAGCGGCATCTATCCCTCCGCCGCCGTGCGCAACACCTTATTCGGCGAAGAACCCATGGCCCTGCAACTCATGCGTGAGCGCACACGGGTCTGGTCCACCTTTCGTAGTCAACGTTGA
- a CDS encoding GNAT family N-acetyltransferase encodes MEIKIDILGSPSAKDKGALNDRFSEYLRIQYPNLPPESEDKIFMVVAHNEVGDYIGAISCNCYWDGLEIDTFWVKESHRGKKVGSMLLEKAEAIGVNNGAVVAFLKTVDAKQFYERHGYEIYGVLEDRPIGSNLYHLKKRLVKHA; translated from the coding sequence GTGGAAATCAAGATTGATATATTGGGTTCTCCATCAGCAAAGGACAAAGGAGCTCTGAATGATAGGTTTTCAGAATATCTTCGAATTCAATATCCAAATCTACCACCAGAGTCGGAAGATAAAATATTTATGGTGGTTGCACACAATGAAGTAGGCGACTATATCGGTGCAATAAGCTGTAATTGTTACTGGGATGGCTTAGAAATTGACACCTTTTGGGTTAAGGAGTCTCATCGCGGTAAAAAGGTAGGATCTATGCTTTTGGAAAAAGCAGAAGCGATTGGTGTCAACAATGGGGCAGTAGTTGCATTCTTAAAAACCGTTGATGCTAAACAGTTCTATGAGCGGCATGGGTATGAGATTTATGGTGTTCTTGAGGATCGCCCAATCGGGAGTAACCTGTATCATTTAAAGAAACGTCTAGTAAAACATGCATAA